In the Silene latifolia isolate original U9 population chromosome 1, ASM4854445v1, whole genome shotgun sequence genome, TAATAGTTGTTGTGTTATTGATATAAGTAGAATGATCGGTATTTATAATACCTTACAAGAAACCATAGGCACTACTAAAACCCTAGAGACAGCCATCGTGACGTAGCCGTCACTACTAAaccctaatgggcctaatatcctaatagaCATTTCTTAGGACTAATTCCTCGACGGTAATGGAAAGAGGAAAGGATGCAAGATTCGGACAAACTTCCTTTTCATAATTTTCCTAGAGCAGATAATGACTGTGAATCTGTGATAGAGGCTCAATTTGACATGACTGATGCAAAATGTTTTTATCCGTGCAATCTGTTGCTTCTATTACTTTCTACCATCCTTTCAGATTACCCATACCTACCAGTTCAAGTTCTTGGACTGATGGAAAAAATGTCGCTGCAAAAAATGCTGCTGTGTATGGTGGTAGTGATGACTGAATACCAATTTAGACTTATTTCCATGTATTCCACTCATTATAAAGTACCATTCACTATAAAGTAACTGGGCAGGGCGCAATTGCACAAAATTCTTTGAGGTAAATTACCATTCTCTATTAAGTAGGGTAGCTTATGAAGAGAACATAACTCTCCAAGACCAGGTGGCATGTGAGTCAAGAAACAGCAACCAAGAACAAGATGACTAGCTCTATGCTCATGCTATAAGAAGCAGTGTAAGGAATCCTAGAAGTCTTTGAGAACAAGTTAATTGTCAAATGAATGACGATAGACACTTATGCCAATTGCCAAACGTGGTCTATGTTTTTACGCACGCATTGGTTACTAAAATATTTCATTGTAACGTATAACTTTTGGTTACTTTTTCCGGAAATTGATTTGTATTTTTACCGGTACTTTAATTGGTTACTACGGTTTCGTTAGGTTGAGTAACTGAAGTATCTCATGCAATCTACGAGTGGTGGGGAGGATGCGGGCATGCGTTTTAGTTGGTTGATACATGTACGGGTACCTTCACCCGCACTCACTATGCCCGAACGACATCCGTATTGCTTATTTATATGTCAATCTAAGTTTTTAATCCttgaaaaaaaattgtttatCTAACATTTCAACCCCTTTATAGTGGCTTTATCTTGGTAATGAATATGGCCTTGGACGCATTAAAATTGTAGCTTTTCAAAATTCTAATTAGGCTAAAATCGCCATGCAAATATTTTACGTCAAATTATTTACATACACTCTTTCAATATTACTTCTAGCAAGAATCTTGAGCATGAAATTATATATGCCCGTGCATTCTGCACGGGTATTAAACTAGTTAAGTTTATCATAATAAAACCGTGAAAAGACTTAACAAACATCGCCAATTCACCATAAACTCATATGCTTATAATTTTAATGACATCTTACATGAAAAGATAAGACAAAATAAAGGAGGATTCCAAATTAGTGATTGAGAATTAGGATGCTCTTTAGTCCAGTGTAGTATCTAATTCTCTCGTACTAGATCGATCTAGACATCTTGCAAAAGTGAAAGTAGTGAAACAAATTGAAAAAGGAAACAAGATGACAACAAAATAAAGAAACCAAATACATTCATAGGTCAAATCTACGTGTCAAATAGTTAGAGGAGGACGAATAAGTTGTTAGGAATATCGTGTAATTAGGTAATTAATCTTAGAATTATTTAGTTCTTATAATTAGGTAAATTGTTAATATTTAGTTTTCCATATTACGTCTTATCAACTACCACTGAGCTCATGTGGCTTCAATCCCTTCTTACTGAACTTCGTGCTCCCACCTTTCCTACCCCTGTCATTTATTGTGACAACCTGAGTGCTACTCATTACTCTCAAAATCCCGTGTTTCACTCTCGCATGAAGCATTTGGCTATGTCCTTTCATTTTGTTCGTGAACGTGTACAACAAGGTCTTCTTCGTGTTACTCATATCTCTGGTGATGATCAGCTTGCGGACTTGCTTACTAAAGCTCTTCCGTCTCCTCGTTTCACGTTTTTGGTTTCCAAGATTGGTCTCGCCTTTGGGTCGTCCATCTTGCGGGACCGTGTTAGGAATATCGTGTAATTAGGTAATTAATCTTAGAATTATTTAGTTCTTATAATTAGGTAAATTGTTAATATTTAGTTTTCCATATTACGTCTTATGTATTAGGAAATATTGTATTAGGTTTCCTCTTCCCCAAGCTTTGTAACTAGTATATAAACAACCTTTGTATCATTGTATTATTCATGAAATAAGATTTAATCTTTCACCTATATCTTACATAAGTTGCttttgtttgatttctttattATTTTTTGTCTCTCTTGCTTTATACTCCGTATTGTTGGTTTCTTTGGGTGGAAACACAAGTTCACTGTAATAAAATAAAACGTTTTATAGGGTAAGACAATCATAATTCATAACTGATTAAATAGTTGATCTTTTTGTTTAAAATCTCCATTTATTTTAGAGATTTTTCCTAAACATTTTTCAAAATGTATTTCTTTTTCTATTTGATAATATGAAAACATTTATTGATCATTCTATTTTTAGTGATAAAAAAACAGGATACCCTTTAGATATATTCCCACCAAATTTGATGCTATATAGATTGGTTGGTGCTTGGGGTGAGCAAAAATATACTCCATACGAGTTCTAAGTACATACAGTATTAGATTAATTACGAGTCATAAAGTTACACCTTTGTTAAAAATTAACTGTAACCCAATCGAAAACCCAATTCCACAATCCGAATTCAAAATGATCGAACCCGTCCAAGACGTTTAACAGGTATATAGAGATTCTTTTTAACTTCAACGAGGACTATTCTTGTAAAGAAAGGACGAAATTCATTGTTCCAATTCATATTTTTGTGAACAATTCTTTTTCTAACTTATTCTACGAGCCATTCTTTTAAAGTGGCATGTCAAGGCATATTAGCCACCGATTATCAGTTCATATATGTTTATTCAATTTCTTTTATTCAGGTTTGTTTTACGAGGTCTAGTACTCTAGTTTCTTTAGTGTCATGTGCATAAAAATGAAATGACCAAGTCTTATTTAAGAATATGAGCTTAACTTTAAACCACATTATCAATTATTATTAatcaaacatgtgatcattaaAAAAACTCTGTCTAaaaaaaccctagcctccatcATATTATACAAGAGGCTCCCATCGATTGTCAATCGATCGATGATAAGCCCTAAAATTATTTCCAATTTCAATCAATAGTATGCATATCTATTTTctattcaataaaagtctcccttttggtgagaatcATTTTTCCGTCCCTTATTTCGGAGTTTTTCCAATTTATTCATGGGGTTAGTTTCATCAGTAATATAGTCAATAGTAGTTCGTTAATGGTTTGCGGTGTGTTCTTTCAAAGGGTGAAAGTAATTTGTCAACGATCTTTAGAACCAGTcagaggtaaattttatctcataaatcaaacgaaggatcccctcaaaagctacatgaagatagcgataataggaCAAGCCAATCAATCTTTGTTTTGAGATCTCTGgtttataagaaaattatttttctttggtttccattagatttgttttcgattataaTTATTCTTTGTAAGTGTCGTATGCGTTCTACTAATGAATTGTTCTTTTCTCTAAAAAAAACATGTGACCATTATATCAATATTTTTAAAACACTTGTGTTAAATGTCGACGACATTCGAGTAATACATTTCATGATTAAAATTAATTGACTTTTATGAGAATGTTTAGTGTTATGAATAATTATGATTTGATGTCTTCTTACAATTAAAGTTGACATTATAAAAGCGTACATTGCGCAATCCGTAAAACTAAAACCGACGTGTCGATTTCAGGTTATTTGAAAACCATCCCTTTTGcctttttaaaaatgtttaataGGAAATTACTTAATAATACGGGTTAATGTAATAATTATCGTCTACTAAATTATGTGGGTGAAATGGACTATTCTTGTCCTTTATTATTTTAGAACTAATACTTGGTATAATCAAGCTACCCCATCTATTCCTATCTATATACATTGATTTTAGATTGTTAGATGAGGATCACGTGGAGATAGTTAGATGATCACGTGGGGTTGTAGTTAGATGCCTATTAAAAGTGTATAAATACTCCCACAGATTGTTCAAAATTTTCATAACCAAACATCTTTCAACTCAACTCATATATACTTCAAATCCAGCTAACCTTCCTTCCTATCTAAACATCAATGGCTGAATTGTTTGCACCGATTTTTAATTTAGCTGCACCAGACGAGAGTCCTTCTGCTCGCCGAATCCTTGTTAACCAAGTTATGGAAGCATGTCAAACTCAGGGCATGTTTCAGGTTAATTTCCTTAAATCGTTTTTCCTAATTTCTAACACTTCTCTTAAACCCGAGCTACTGAAAATTATTCAAGTTTTTTTGTCGTAcaatttatataaataatttttttttgtaagtACTAAGTTTTTCTTGTCTTCAAGAAATACTAAATTCAAAGTGCATGCTTTATACGAGCAGTTACGCTCATGCTCTTGGTATGGCCGAACCTCCTCTTTACTGGAGAGACGCTCTTCAACTTAACTTGAACACCGAAATAATAGCAGATGGTTGGCCTACTATGCCACATAGCTTCCAGTAAGTCTCAAACCAAATGTTTAATCTAGAAAGTTACTTAATAAGTTAATATACAAGGAATGATTTTCCGGTAATTGATTTCAGGCCTAATGTTTTGGAATTCGCTACGAGTGTCGAATTACTTGAAAAAAGACTACTACGTATAATAAGTGAAGGTCTTGGCCTCCATGAAAACTATTTTGACGGAGGATTATGTCAGGCTCCCCATATTATCGTAAACTCGTATCCAAAGTGCCCGGAACCGACATGGGCAATGGGAATGCCAATGCATTGTGACCCTGGTGTTCTTACCATATCATTACTAGGGGATGTCCCCGGTACGCAAATTTATGAAAACGGGGAATGGTTCCGAGTGGTGCCAGACATGAACAGTTTACTTGTTACCGTGGGTCATCAACTACAGGTAAAATTTCAACTTTTCGTAATTTTCCGCGGTATTATtgcatatataataataataatatttcatttTTGATTATTGGTAGGTAATAAGCAACGGGGCATTCAAAGCCCCGATACACAGAGAGACAGTTAATTCCGACAGGGCTCGGATAACTATCTCTCGAGTATCAGAGCCGGCTGGTGACTATGTTGTAGGACCAGCAAGAGAACTTATTACAACAACAAATCCTCCTAAATATAAGAGTTTCAAGTATGAAGAGTATCTTGAGCATCACTTCCTCCACTACAAAAATACATGCTTAATCTTAGAACGTTATTATATGAGTTCTTAATAATCAAATTCGTAGTTTCGTGTAAAATGTGATTTTAAAATAAGTAGTAAAACAATCACTTTGCTGAAAAAAGATTGTCATCGACGATTATCAATTACATTATGAgcttattttacatttttactttCGCACGTTTGTTTCAATATCGTTATCAACTTATAATTCTAAATTTTAGAGTTCGATTCACCTAAATGTTACGTAGTATTGTCAAAATTGAAATCCAGTGATACAAAGATGTGCCAATTCATGAGCAACACTACCAGATTTTCTACTAAGGAACAACCAATAAACGGAACTGAAACAATTTTACACAACAAGCGATAACATCCTTGCAATCTCCCTGCTCGCTCCGACTCTAGATTTTTGAAGAATAATGATAATTATGCAATTAGAGGTTAATGAGGCTTTTAGCTAAGCATAATTTTGCTGGATCTTGTATTTGGACTCTGGAGGTCGCGGATACTTTAAATTACAGTAAACAGTTTTTAATAATTACTTTTTGCACTTTACATTgcaaaaacaattaaaaaattaattttatataatttttacaaCCAAATATTTATTAAAGTAACTTAATATCTACAATTATGTCAATAATATTAATACGAGTATAATTAACCATAGTAAATCTTAATTTGAAATTATTAGTTGATTAAATAAATATCTTCAACTCAAAAGGAATTAATAATCCTATTATTGTAAAATCGATTATTATTTCAATTAATCACCTGGCCGGTGACGAGACTTAACAAACATCACCAATTCACCTTAAACTCATATGCATATAATTATAGTGACATCTCACATGAAAAGATAGGATAAAATAAAGAAGGATTCCAAATTGGTGATTGAGAATTAGGATGCTCTTCTGTCCGGTGTAGTAGTATCTAATTCTCTCGTACTAGATCGATCGGGACATCTTGCAAAAGTGAAAGCAGTCAAACAAATCGGGACATCCTGCAAAAGTGAAAGCAGTGAAACAAATTGAAAGTTGAGGACGAATAAGTTGCATTTATTTGATTTCTTTATTATTTTTTGTCTGTCTTACTTTTTATTGTTGGTTcaactagtcttgcttgtgacgggctaatcccgtcacaagcttgtgacctctcacaaaaaaggagaggggacaaggtggggcacctcccatgtgcttcccactcacctctcaatgagcattttgtgagagaaaacgatacccgtcacaagcttgtgacgaatatcgcccgtcttcaatgagattttgtgttgttGGTTTCTCAGTGTGAAAAACACAAgtttattttaataaaataaaatgtatTAAACCGTAAGACACGGTCATAATTCATAACTCATTAAATAGTTGATCTTTCTGTTTAAAAACACTCATTTATTGTAGAATTATTTAACATGAATACTCCAACCTATTAGTGGTATTCTCATAATACTCTGAACTTTAGTTTAACTCACAATAAACCACACTATTGACCCCCTATTCTAATAATATACCGGAGTCCTTTTAAACCTGTTAACACAGGTAACACAACCGGTAACACTTCATCTTCCTCcctcattgtttttttttttttttggcagcgaTACAAAAAGATTTACAAGCTACGACCCTCTCATGGCCTTCTTAACAAGGTCATGAGCGGTCTTATTAAAACAcctaagaacaaaagtaaaactTAGGCAATGGAACATCGGAAATAACACACCCATATCATCTAGAATCCCTCTTGTAAGATGGTGTACCATCTCCCTCCCGGTTATTTGGAGCAACAGCTTGAGACAATCCGTAGAAACGTCTAAATGTCGAATCCCTTGGTCCCGTGCCCAAATCAACACATCCTTCAAACCTAATGCTTCTGCTTGCAACGCCGATTGTGCCTTGATTTTGATGCTTCTACTGAAGAGAATAGTTCCATCATCCGCAGTCGCAACCCATCCAATAGCAGCTTCCTTAACCGACTTCCACCCCGCATCTACCATAACCTTGACAGAAGCACACGAAAAGGCCGCACCTACCACATAAAAGGGGTGTCCATCCCGCGGCTCAATGGGCGAACAGTTCAAATCACCCCCAACAACCCTATCCGCACCCCTTACTTTTTCCCCCTCCTCCCATGCCTTCACCACAATATCCACCGTGCTTCTCCAAATACCGTAAAACAGCTGAGGATGAAAAGTAGCTTTCTGAAAAACCACCCTATTCCGGACCACCTATAAACACCACAACGTACGTACCCAAAAACTTAATCAATCTAGTATCGGCTCCCTCAGACTTACCCAGATATGAGATCCAGTTGATAATCCAATGTCCTACATCCATTGAGGGAGCGCAGTTAACTCGGATACACATGCCCAAATACGCTTAGCAACACTACAGTCCCTAAAAAGATGAGCTCTTGTTTCCATGAACCCAGCCTCAGTCGCACAGACTTTACAGGATGGGTCAGCTTGGAAACCTCGTTGAGCAAGGCTAGACCCCATGGGAAGAGAATCGGAAATGAGCCGCCATAAAAACACTTTCCACTTTTGTGGAACTGGAAGCTTCCACAAAACCTTCTGACAAAACCTGATACTATTATCACTCATCCGTGTCTTGTCTTTATTACTTGCATGCTTCTCCATGAAGTGACTAAAAGCAACCCCATAGCCACTTTTCACCGAATATTCACCATTAGTCGTATGCTTCCAATAAATGCAATCATGAACCTGGGAAACACAGACCGGAATTGCTAAGATGTGATCCACAACCCCCTCATAGAAAAGATACATGATTCGTTGCTCATCCCAACTTCCATTCTCATGATGAATATCGCGAACCCTCAAGTCCTTTAAACCAACATTTTCTATTCGTAGAGCCTCGGCACTCGGTTCCGGTATCTCACCATAACCCAACGAGTAGTCCAAACATTAAGACTAGAACGTATCCCTGGTTTCCAAGCAACATTGTGGACTAACAAATCCAAGCCATATCGCAGACTTCTCATTCCCCATGACACATTACCTGACCTTTTGTAGTCCAAGTCAGTATTCATCCCTTGCCTCCCAAACAATTTTGCTCTAAACACCTTACAAAACAAGGACTCCTGACCCGACACAATTCTCCAAGCCTGTTTAGCTAGCAAGGCTTGATTCAAACATTCAATATTCCGCAAGCTAAGCCCTCCAGCACTTTTAGGCAAACTCAGAAAATTCCTAGTACACCAGTGAGTACCCTGACCCGACTTACATCCCGCACACCAAAAATGCGACAACAAAGAATTAATCTTGTTAGTCACACTTACCGGAATCTTAAAAAACGATAGAAAGTAATTTGATAGATTTGATAGAACCGATGAAATTAGGGTAAGTCTACCAGCCGATGAGAGGAAAATGCCATTCCACGAAGAAACCCTCTTCATGACACAATCAGTCAACGTCATGAATAAATCTCTCTTTGACCCctccgctcatcaacgagcgacaaccctgtcctttaatgtgcacatctcctcccgtgacgggttccacggaggacgaactagggcgtgaagccactcccgcaagtgactccaccacaaccatcacaacatagtcataaccaccaccacagcaacactccgatgatcagcagacaacaatcatacacgatccaatcacaatcttaaatcaattaacagtaaactgagtaaggaaaccctaccttatcgccaaACATGAAAATACATCCACaaacagccaagcaagactccgagacgcATCCTACAACGATGACCACATCCTATTATAGAACTATACTCCTAACAATCTCCTGAAAGAGACAACAAAATGGCAAATTACCTAATAACGCGGACCGACGTCCGACAGTGACACGGACGACGACCACACACGCATCCTTCCTAAGCAAGCCCCGTCCTTTCCATTGTTGAGGTCTTGGCTACATATATGAGAGTGTATGGAGGTaggggtgataggtgagagagagctaggctagggttagagaaagaggaattgCTGAAAATGAGAGATGAAATGAAACTTGCGTTTTTATATCGACGCATCAACAGCAgccatacttggtcgagtactatcatactcggccgagtgggctctactcggtcgagtattcacactGCTCGACCAAGTACTCCCTACTAGGTCTAGTAAACACTCTCGTAAGGCACTCATCCTCACCTAGCCTCTCACCTATCACATCCCAAGGTCTTTCCTGGTCAAAGGATCGGTCAAAAGAGTCCTTCAACAttatgggtattacagtcttccccccttaaaagtaaattcgtccccgaagttcagcccacacATCTCAACGATGAGGTTAACCCCTTGAACCACTACAAGACAATACAACAAGTACTACCACAAGACACTAATTGTATAATACTACAACGATTACGAAATTCACGATCATATTACCCAAATATGTATATCATTCAATTCTTATTATCTTGTCAGTTATCACCATTTAGCTCATGACAACATCGTCGGAAAGATGAACATAGAAGACAGACATATACGAAAAGAAGGCTAAACACTCAAGAACTTTGTTTTAACTTTTGTTTACATGGACTTTTATATCGCAatatgttatctacccctctaaaaggaacttcgtccccaaaatTCAGTACACTCAAAGACAACGATTACCCGTAGCTAGACACTATTAGCAGATATGTACTAGATGCACGGCCACACACACCTCCACTCATGATCCACAACTCACCTACGACTACCAAGGAATAGAAGAGACATGCATTCTACTTAGAGAACTACACAAGCATGAAGCGTCATGATACCACTGCCATCGCAACACAATCACGCAACATATTACCGTTACCGCTACACCTGAACAAGGTACTCTATACTGGATGTGAAGACAATAACAAGTTAACATGATACACACAGAACCAAAGAAATAAACGTAAGAAACTAAAACGAATCACATCACCATAACACGCAATACccaaatactcggccgagtgtagagtgtactcggccgagtaggctctactcggtcgagttatcacggGCAAATAGCGATTTCAGCAATAAAACGCAATTCACCCACAACTTAACCTGCAACAAATCACGATTGCCATACCAAAGTGCATGTCCAAGGATACCAAATCTCAACCATAGTATACGAAACAAGTAACGACCTTAAGGGCAAGTACAGTCATCCGAATGAAAAAGTACGACAAGAACGATAAATATCCGTAACAACTGAAACGAGTCTAGAAATGCAAGAAAATCAAATGCCAGgaccctcctccatctcctcatcaCCGCCTGCACCTGATGCTCCAGCTCCTGATGTACTGGCTCCCTGATAACCTGCTGCTAGTAATCTCCACCGCCTAGCTGGCTGCTGTAGTTGGCTCCCCAtggtcccgcgaggcagccaaactcagtctccttCAGTTGCCTCCAAAAGCTGGGATCAACTTCATAGCTATGGAAGGCTCACGTGTCCACTCCGGATCCTCTCCACCAAACAAGTTGTGCCAGCTCAGTCCCTATGCCCTgattaagggtcatctcatgcatgttgcggAGGACCAAGGtggtggagatccgctcagtcaagtcactcacctgcatcctagggtcatgcactgggggtagggcgagtactgttATGGGTAGAAGTCTGGTGTAAAGTAGGAGGACTCAGTCTCAACCGAGTCCACCCTAGGCTGTCTAGCCCTACGACGCTCACGAGGTGGGGGAGGAGCCTGATGTCCCTCAGGCACTGAGGTAGGCTCAGGTAGGTCCAAAAGGATGGTGGGATTAATCAAGTAGTACTGAGGTCCAGGTCTAATAACATCACCTACGGGCTCCCACTAAGCTAAGTGGTCAACAACGGGAAGACGTGCAGGGTCAGGAAGTACAAACATTAGTGTGAACACTtccactagccccctcatacatgttctttatgaggtcaatatattttcgagacACACTCTTTCTCACCAAAGCTAGCCCACTAAAGTACTTCTCTttgtaccctatcatatgccttttccaagtcaataaaaaccatatgcaagtccttcttcttgtcccgatagTGTTCCCTCAACTgcctcatgataaaaatcgcgtccatagtcgatctcccaggcataaatccaaattgtttatccgagatgtctacatatctcttaagcctttgctcgattatgcgctcccataacttcatcgtatgacttataagtttaattccccgataattggaacactcttgaacatgacctttgttcttgtacaaagggacaagagtgcttctcctccaagctgATAGCAtattgttgctcctccaaatcttctTGAAGAGCATGATTACCCATTCGGTCCCTTTCTCCCGAAGCatctccaaacttctatgggtataccatccggtccctctaCTTTCTtagaccccatcttccttaacgcctttctaacttcactcttttgtattccacgcacaaattcccgattaaccatgcttggtgtaAAATAAAGGTTATTTAGTAATTTTAAAAGAAGCGTCATATATAACAGTTAAGTTACGAATATTACATAAGTAACTTGTGGGAAACTAAAAATCACCATAGAACTCTAATGAAACCAACTTACGCTCTTTTTTACGCACAATTAGATCTTCCAAACATTTCAAAAGACTCTAACGACTCTGCAAGTGTATATCACTATTACAATAATAGGCTTAGATAACTGTTATAATTGGCTTTAGAAAACGCCTTAGAGGCGTTCTTTAAGTTAGCGTTCTCTAAAGCTTAGAAAACGGTTGGACCTGGTGTTTTGTATTCACAATCATAGAGAACGGTTGTACTAGAAGACCGTTCTCTTTTCCTTTAGATAAGAAAACTATTGCCTTATGACTGTTCTCTTTTTCATAGGAAAAGAGAACGGTTGGCTTAGCCAACAATTCTCTATTCTTcttatttttttcaaaaaaattacaatataaataaatatatacataATCGTACAATTAAAGAAAGACAAGAAATATTGAGTATAAACATTTTCATAACTTCAAGCCGACAATTACAACGTAATCCATATCATTTACCAGCATCGAAGACACCATACATATACATACTAAAATACGAGTATGTTGTATACCAGCGTCTAGTTTACAAATGACATACAAGGTAATAATAAAACTAAGAGTTAATTATAAATAACTCCCTTATATAATCGACTTTTTTTGAAATAACCCTCTTTTATATTCTTTTATCCAAATAACTCCCTTATAAAACTCTTTTTTCAACAAATCAATGCCTCCTCTCTGGAACTAGATTTATTTTTTATAATTTGATCAATATAACCTTCCTTCTAACGTAATCTCTACATCGCTACT is a window encoding:
- the LOC141595809 gene encoding uncharacterized protein LOC141595809 is translated as MGSQLQQPARRWRLLAAGYQGASTSGAGASGAGGDEEMEEGPGRYLFRILWLRFGILGHALWYGNRDLLQRVSSWNGIFLSSAGRLTLISSVLSNLSNYFLSFFKIPVHDCIYWKHTTNGEYSVKSGYGVAFSHFMEKHASNKDKTRMSDNSIRFCQKVLWKLPVPQKWKVFLWRLISDSLPMGSSLAQRGFQADPSCKVCATEAGFMETRAHLFRDCSVAKRIWDIGLSTGSHIWVVRNRVVFQKATFHPQLFYGIWRSTVDIVVKAWEEGEKVRGADRVVGGDLNCSPIEPRDGHPFYVVGAAFSCASVKVMVDAGWKSVKEAAIGWVATADDGTILFSRSIKIKAQSALQAEALGLKDVLIWARDQGIRHLDVSTDCLKLLLQITGREMVHHLTRGILDDMGVLFPMFHCLSFTFVLRCFNKTAHDLVKKAMRGS
- the LOC141641681 gene encoding flavanone 3-dioxygenase 2-like, translated to MLYTSSYAHALGMAEPPLYWRDALQLNLNTEIIADGWPTMPHSFQPNVLEFATSVELLEKRLLRIISEGLGLHENYFDGGLCQAPHIIVNSYPKCPEPTWAMGMPMHCDPGVLTISLLGDVPGTQIYENGEWFRVVPDMNSLLVTVGHQLQVISNGAFKAPIHRETVNSDRARITISRVSEPAGDYVVGPARELITTTNPPKYKSFKYEEYLEHHFLHYKNTCLILERYYMSS